In the Drosophila biarmipes strain raj3 chromosome X, RU_DBia_V1.1, whole genome shotgun sequence genome, one interval contains:
- the LOC108024119 gene encoding uncharacterized protein LOC108024119, with product MEGQVASSQFSGSPGSSISGEASKLGFLARLDRLLRRWLPGYSFIRGKRRSSSETSVAGGSSLGNRRAYGRRGRRGDRQEVYLDTGIAKSEFCVQLETLLRNKLLKKQQELALEQQERSREKERVPNSPLQHQ from the coding sequence ATGGAGGGTCAAGTCGCCAGTAGTCAGTTCTCCGGCAGCCCAGGGAGCAGCATCAGCGGCGAGGCCTCCAAGCTGGGCTTCCTAGCGCGGCTGGACCGCCTGCTCCGCCGCTGGCTGCCCGGGTACAGTTTCATTCGCGGCAAGCGCCGCTCCTCGTCGGAGACCTCGGTGGCCGGCGGATCCTCCCTGGGCAACCGGCGAGCGTACGGACGCAGGGGCAGGCGGGGCGACAGACAGGAGGTCTACCTGGACACGGGCATCGCCAAGTCGGAGTTTTGCGTCCAGCTGGAGACCTTGCTGCGCAACAAGCTGCTTAAGAAGCAGCAGGAGCTGGCCCTGGAACAGCAGGAGAGGAGCCGCGAGAAGGAGCGGGTGCCCAACAGTCCCCTGCAGCACCAGTAG
- the LOC108024236 gene encoding calcium-binding protein 4 isoform X1, translating into MTRNAVSGDEPDEEQTSADGAEGEDQENHAEQDQVEPAVDSGHHLGREQHPSTEQRRQRPRKKLTAPQEKQPQRSAATAHLEQADADADTDSSSCEGMKVAQRSSTRVSHAQNNLQEEDLEDFDYDEEEEDDGEEESYDDQEQSSNHGGRRPPRTALSVRSRRKTKTRQISYAPSDLELGIGDGADLFEGESLDKRRGISKGQMREFREAFRLFDKDGDGCITKEELGTVMRSLGQFARVEELQEMLQEIDVDGDGNVSFEEFVDILSNMTYEDKSGLSIADQEERELRDAFRVFDKHNRGYITASDLRAVLQCLGEDLDEEDIEDMIKEVDVDGDGRIDFYEFVHALGEPEDSQENDDEEDNTTSPLPTPKSTLSYD; encoded by the exons ATG ACGAGGAACGCGGTGAGTGGCGATGAACCCGACGAGGAGCAGACGTCAGCAGATGGCGCCGAGGGGGAGGATCAGGAAAACCATGCGGAGCAGGATCAGGTCGAACCGGCAGTGGATAGTGGCCACCATCTGGGCAGGGAACAGCATCCATCAACAGAGCAGCGACGTCAGAGGCCGCGAAAGAAACTAACGGCCCCCCAGGAAAAGCAACCACAACGAAGTGCTGCCACTGCGCATCTGGAACAGGCGGATGCAGATGCGGACACGGACTCCAGCTCCTGCGAGGGCATGAAGGTGGCTCAGCGGAGCAGCACGCGGGTCAGCCACGCACAGAACAACCTGCAGGAGGAGGACCTGGAAGACTTCGActacgacgaggaggaggaggacgacggcGAGGAGGAGTCCTACGACGACCAAGAGCAGTCCTCGAATCACGGAGGTCGACGTCCTCCGCGAACCGCCTTGAGTGTCCGCAGCAGACGCAAGACGAAAACCCGTCAAATATCCTATGCTCCCTCGGACTTGGAGTTGGGCATCGGCGACGGGGCGGACCTGTTCGAAGGCGAGTCCCTGGACAAGCGCAGAGGCATCTCCAAGGGGCAGATGCGGGAGTTCCGCGAGGCCTTCCGGCTGTTCGACAAGGACGGCGATGGCTGCATCACCAAGGAGGAGCTGGGCACTGTGATGCGATCGCTGGGTCAGTTTGCCAGGGTCGAGGAACTGCAGGAGATGCTGCAGGAAATCGACGTGGATG GCGATGGGAACGTGAGCTTCGAGGAATTCGTTGATATCCTCTCGAACATGACATATGAAGACAAGTCTGGTCTGTCCATTGCCGATCAGGAGGAGCGGGAATTGCGCGACGCGTTCCGCGTTTTCGATAAGCACAATCGCGGATATATCACAGCATCCGACTTGCGAGCGGTACTGCAGTGTCTGGGCGAAGATCTCGACGAGGAGGACA TCGAGGACATGATCAAGGAGGTGGATGTGGATGGCGATGGGCGCATCGATTTCTACGAGTTCGTTCACGCTTTGGGGGAACCGGAAGATTCCCAAGagaacgacgacgaggaggataATACCACATCGCCGTTGCCCACGCCCAAATCGACTCTCAGTTACGATTAA